The Qingrenia yutianensis genome includes a region encoding these proteins:
- a CDS encoding helix-turn-helix domain-containing protein, producing the protein MELSEKLQELRKEKGLTQEELAEALFVSRTAISKWESGRGVPNIESLKAISKFFSVSIDELLSGEEILKIADEDNKQKEKHTRDLVFGLLDCSLIMFLFLPFFGQKGDEIIKEVSLLSLTGTPQYIKIPYLIIVFGIVLTGVLLLALQNYEAVFWLKHKHQISIVLSTVATIEFMITLQPYAAFFTFVFLAIKSLMLIKWR; encoded by the coding sequence ATGGAATTAAGTGAAAAATTACAAGAGTTGAGGAAAGAAAAAGGACTCACGCAGGAAGAACTTGCGGAAGCGTTATTTGTGTCTCGCACTGCAATTTCTAAGTGGGAATCCGGCAGAGGAGTTCCCAATATCGAGTCATTAAAAGCAATTTCAAAGTTTTTTTCAGTGTCAATAGATGAGTTATTGTCCGGTGAAGAAATACTTAAAATTGCTGACGAGGATAATAAGCAAAAGGAAAAACATACAAGAGACTTAGTGTTTGGTTTACTCGATTGCAGTTTGATTATGTTTCTGTTTCTGCCTTTCTTTGGACAAAAGGGTGATGAGATTATAAAAGAGGTATCTTTACTTTCGCTGACAGGTACCCCGCAGTATATCAAAATACCGTATTTAATTATTGTATTTGGAATTGTACTTACAGGTGTTTTGCTTCTCGCTCTACAAAATTATGAAGCAGTGTTTTGGTTGAAACACAAACATCAAATATCCATTGTGTTAAGCACAGTTGCTACAATAGAATTTATGATAACACTTCAACCTTATGCAGCCTTTTTCACTTTTGTTTTCTTGGCGATAAAGTCTCTGATGCTGATAAAATGGCGATGA
- a CDS encoding tetratricopeptide repeat protein, producing MQTPSLKSFLKPILYLVLFFVILTCASKFGAVYAVIAFLAILAAIYIAKRASILSLMATFKFKKDKQKAFDLFEKAYKTGKMKPQTALYYSYLLLRDGRLEESDKKFDEILSQNKKALTETDINNVHLNKTLVKWKSGDLKGALADAQSLYDNGYKTTALYGVLGYWYDLDGQYEKALEVNKEAYDYNSDDLIIADNLAQNYFLLGDIEKSHDMYVDILNKDPQFIEPYYNFALVLDALGEYDDALCELNNALEMKEKFLSTVTHDMVRAKIEEIKNKKSN from the coding sequence ATGCAGACACCGTCGTTAAAATCGTTTTTAAAACCGATTTTATACCTTGTTCTGTTTTTTGTGATACTCACCTGCGCGTCAAAGTTCGGTGCAGTTTACGCGGTTATTGCATTCTTGGCAATTCTCGCGGCGATATACATTGCAAAGCGCGCAAGCATTTTGTCGCTTATGGCAACGTTTAAATTCAAAAAAGACAAGCAAAAAGCATTTGACCTTTTTGAAAAAGCATACAAAACAGGCAAAATGAAACCGCAGACCGCGCTTTACTATTCGTATCTTCTTTTGCGCGACGGCAGACTTGAAGAAAGCGACAAAAAATTCGACGAAATTTTGTCGCAAAACAAAAAAGCACTCACCGAAACCGACATAAACAATGTGCATCTTAACAAAACGCTTGTAAAGTGGAAATCGGGCGACTTAAAGGGCGCACTTGCCGACGCTCAATCGCTTTACGACAACGGTTACAAAACCACGGCTCTGTACGGCGTTTTGGGATATTGGTACGACCTTGACGGGCAGTATGAAAAGGCACTTGAAGTAAACAAAGAGGCATACGACTACAACTCGGACGACCTTATAATTGCCGACAATCTGGCACAGAATTATTTTCTTCTCGGCGACATAGAAAAATCGCACGATATGTATGTGGATATTTTGAACAAAGACCCGCAGTTTATCGAGCCGTATTACAACTTTGCACTGGTTTTGGACGCGCTCGGCGAATATGACGACGCACTCTGCGAACTTAACAATGCGCTGGAAATGAAAGAGAAATTTCTGTCCACCGTTACACACGATATGGTGAGGGCAAAAATCGAGGAAATTAAAAATAAGAAGAGTAATTAA
- a CDS encoding sensor histidine kinase encodes MVEISLHILDIVQNSIKAEATEIGISVVEDTKKNLLAVEITDNGKGMSEEFVKNVTDPFVTMRKTRKVGLGLSLFKSAAELTGGGLEIQSKLGEGTKVTATFVYDSIDRMPLGDTAFTMVTLVSCNPDIDFVYTHTYNGKSFEFSTKKIKEVLNGVFIGEQDVLHWIEEYIADGLCEIKK; translated from the coding sequence ATGGTTGAAATTTCTTTGCATATTCTCGATATTGTTCAAAATTCAATCAAGGCGGAGGCAACCGAAATAGGAATTTCGGTTGTTGAGGACACGAAAAAAAATCTTCTTGCGGTTGAAATTACCGATAACGGAAAGGGTATGAGCGAGGAGTTTGTAAAAAACGTGACCGACCCGTTTGTTACAATGAGGAAAACAAGAAAAGTGGGGCTTGGTCTGTCGCTTTTTAAATCGGCGGCGGAGCTTACCGGCGGCGGTCTTGAAATACAGTCGAAGCTCGGCGAGGGAACAAAGGTTACCGCAACCTTTGTGTACGACAGCATCGACCGTATGCCTCTCGGGGATACGGCGTTTACAATGGTGACGCTCGTATCGTGCAATCCCGATATTGATTTTGTTTACACGCATACGTATAACGGCAAAAGCTTTGAATTTTCCACAAAAAAAATAAAAGAAGTTTTAAACGGAGTTTTTATAGGCGAGCAGGACGTTTTGCACTGGATTGAAGAATACATTGCGGACGGACTTTGCGAAATCAAAAAATAA
- a CDS encoding NADH-quinone oxidoreductase subunit NuoE family protein — MSEKKTPAFKGTKEQESELLKVIEKYKGTEGALIPTLHEAQEIYGYLPVEVQQIISDGLGISMAEIYGVVTFYTQFTTNPKGRYKIAVCLGTACYVKGSGDILEKIMEKLGIGVGECSEDGKYSLDATRCIGACGLAPVMTVNDDVYGRLVPDDVEGILAKYVD; from the coding sequence ATGAGTGAAAAAAAGACTCCCGCTTTTAAAGGCACAAAAGAGCAGGAGAGCGAGCTTTTGAAAGTTATCGAAAAGTATAAGGGTACAGAGGGTGCGCTTATTCCCACACTTCACGAAGCTCAGGAAATTTACGGATATCTGCCCGTTGAAGTTCAGCAGATTATCTCGGACGGCCTTGGCATTTCTATGGCTGAAATCTACGGTGTTGTAACTTTCTACACACAGTTCACCACAAACCCGAAGGGCAGATACAAAATCGCAGTCTGTCTTGGTACGGCGTGCTATGTAAAAGGTTCGGGCGACATTTTAGAAAAAATTATGGAAAAACTCGGCATCGGTGTAGGCGAATGCAGTGAGGACGGAAAATATTCGCTTGATGCTACACGCTGTATCGGTGCGTGCGGTCTTGCACCCGTTATGACTGTTAACGACGATGTTTACGGCAGACTTGTTCCCGACGATGTTGAGGGCATTTTGGCTAAATACGTTGACTGA
- a CDS encoding (2Fe-2S) ferredoxin domain-containing protein, with the protein MKTLEELAAIRNKMKGDVTLRNEGDDKIRIVVGMATCGIAAGARPVMKTLMEEIEKRQIKNAYVTQTGCIGLCKLEPIVEVYMDNGEKITYAKVDSEKAVRIINETVVNGKVINEFTVGAYEK; encoded by the coding sequence ATGAAAACACTTGAAGAGCTTGCTGCAATCAGAAACAAAATGAAAGGCGACGTTACCTTAAGAAACGAAGGCGACGACAAAATAAGAATAGTTGTAGGTATGGCTACCTGCGGTATCGCCGCAGGCGCACGTCCGGTTATGAAAACCCTTATGGAAGAAATAGAAAAAAGACAGATTAAAAACGCTTACGTTACACAGACAGGCTGTATCGGTCTTTGCAAACTTGAGCCTATCGTTGAGGTTTATATGGACAACGGCGAAAAAATTACATACGCTAAAGTTGACAGCGAAAAAGCAGTAAGAATTATTAACGAAACTGTTGTTAACGGCAAGGTTATAAACGAATTTACCGTTGGCGCATATGAAAAATAA
- the lysS gene encoding lysine--tRNA ligase — protein sequence MSNQNNQPEMELNEIIQVRHDKLKELKDEGRDPFVITKFDRTHSSSDISEGYTTEERTVEVRGEQKHVTAKISPLNGERVCVAGRIMSKRGMGKVGFVHISDKEGQIQLFVKKDILGEDEYAHFKKLDIGDIIGAAGEVFTTQTGEISVRVDKITLLSKSLLPLPEKFHGMTNTDMRYRQRYVDLIMNSDVKDTFIKRSKIISSIRRYLDGQGFLEVETPMLVSNAGGAAARPFETHFNALDEDFKLRISLELYLKRLIVGGLERVYEIGRVFRNEGLDTRHNPEFTLMELYQAYTDYHGMMDLTENLYRHVANEVLGTTKIVYNGIEMDLGKPFERITMVDAVKKYADVDFNEIKTLDDARKVADEHHLEYEEHHKKGDILNLFFEEYVEEHLVQPTFVMDHPVEISPLTKKKPENPEYVERFEFFMNGWEMANAYSELNDPIDQRERFKAQEELLAQGDEEANTTDEDFMRALEIGMAPTGGIGFGIDRMCMLLTDSAAIRDVLLFPTMKSLPNDK from the coding sequence ATGAGCAATCAGAACAACCAGCCCGAAATGGAATTAAACGAAATTATACAGGTGCGCCACGACAAACTTAAAGAGCTTAAAGACGAAGGCAGAGATCCTTTTGTCATCACAAAATTCGACCGCACCCATTCGTCGAGCGATATTTCGGAGGGTTACACCACCGAGGAACGCACTGTAGAGGTGCGCGGCGAACAGAAACACGTAACCGCAAAGATTTCTCCGCTTAACGGCGAAAGAGTTTGCGTTGCAGGCAGAATTATGTCAAAAAGAGGTATGGGCAAGGTTGGATTTGTTCATATTTCGGACAAGGAAGGACAAATTCAGCTTTTTGTTAAAAAAGACATACTCGGCGAGGACGAATATGCGCATTTCAAAAAGCTTGATATAGGCGATATTATCGGCGCGGCGGGCGAAGTTTTCACCACACAAACGGGCGAAATTTCGGTGCGCGTTGACAAAATCACTCTTTTGTCAAAATCACTTCTCCCCCTCCCCGAAAAATTCCATGGAATGACAAACACCGATATGCGCTACCGTCAGCGTTATGTCGACCTTATTATGAACAGTGACGTTAAAGATACGTTTATAAAACGTTCAAAAATCATTTCGTCAATCCGCAGATACCTCGACGGTCAAGGCTTTTTGGAGGTTGAAACCCCTATGCTCGTGTCCAACGCGGGCGGTGCGGCGGCGCGTCCGTTTGAAACGCATTTTAACGCGCTTGACGAAGATTTCAAACTCCGTATCTCGCTTGAACTTTATTTGAAACGCCTTATCGTCGGCGGTCTTGAAAGAGTTTACGAAATCGGCAGAGTTTTCAGAAACGAGGGACTTGACACCCGTCACAACCCCGAATTTACGCTTATGGAACTTTATCAGGCATATACGGATTATCACGGTATGATGGATTTGACAGAGAATTTGTACCGCCACGTTGCAAATGAAGTTCTCGGCACAACAAAAATTGTGTATAACGGCATTGAAATGGACCTCGGCAAGCCGTTTGAAAGAATTACGATGGTTGACGCGGTTAAAAAGTACGCGGACGTTGATTTTAACGAAATCAAGACGCTTGACGACGCAAGAAAGGTTGCGGACGAGCATCATCTCGAATATGAAGAACATCATAAAAAAGGCGATATTTTGAACCTTTTCTTTGAAGAATATGTTGAAGAGCACCTTGTTCAGCCGACATTTGTTATGGACCACCCGGTTGAGATTTCACCTCTTACGAAGAAAAAACCGGAAAATCCCGAATACGTTGAAAGATTTGAGTTCTTTATGAATGGCTGGGAAATGGCGAATGCGTATTCAGAGCTCAACGACCCGATTGACCAGCGCGAAAGATTTAAGGCGCAGGAGGAACTTCTCGCGCAAGGCGACGAAGAGGCAAACACTACCGATGAGGACTTTATGCGCGCACTTGAAATCGGTATGGCACCCACGGGCGGTATCGGTTTCGGTATCGACAGAATGTGTATGCTCCTTACAGATTCCGCCGCAATCCGCGACGTTCTCCTGTTCCCGACAATGAAGTCCTTACCGAACGACAAGTAA
- a CDS encoding RluA family pseudouridine synthase has product MRNVTVNKNDANQRLDKFLTKFFKNMPQSAIYKYIRKKRVKVNGKKCDIAYRLCEGDVLSLYINDEFFDDGESNSFLNITPRLNILYEDENILLADKEFGMVVHEDKSEQKNTLINHIKAYLYQKGEYNPKEENSFSPALCNRIDRNTGGIVIAAKNAEALKVINEKIKNREIKKFYLCLVSGHLDKKSGLLTGYLFKDSRKNTVYVYDSEKKGAKPIKTKYTVLEERKNTSLVEVELITGRTHQIRAHFAHIGHALIGDGKYGSNEINKKFRLNHQALYSYKIKFEFSDENILSYLNGREFSVKNVPFLKEDF; this is encoded by the coding sequence ATGAGAAACGTAACCGTAAACAAAAACGACGCAAATCAGCGTCTGGACAAATTTTTGACCAAATTTTTCAAAAATATGCCCCAAAGCGCGATTTACAAATATATACGCAAAAAAAGAGTGAAAGTCAACGGCAAAAAGTGCGATATTGCCTACCGGCTGTGCGAGGGTGACGTTCTTTCGCTCTACATAAACGACGAATTTTTTGATGACGGCGAAAGCAATTCGTTTTTGAATATTACTCCGCGTCTTAACATATTATATGAGGACGAAAACATTCTTCTTGCCGACAAGGAATTCGGTATGGTGGTGCACGAGGACAAATCGGAGCAGAAAAACACGCTGATTAACCACATAAAAGCGTATCTTTACCAAAAAGGCGAATACAATCCCAAAGAGGAAAATTCGTTCTCCCCTGCCCTTTGCAACCGCATCGACCGCAACACCGGCGGTATTGTGATTGCCGCAAAAAATGCCGAGGCGCTCAAGGTTATAAACGAAAAAATCAAAAACCGCGAGATAAAAAAATTTTATCTTTGCCTTGTTTCGGGGCATTTAGACAAAAAAAGCGGACTTTTGACGGGGTATCTTTTCAAAGACTCCAGGAAAAACACCGTTTATGTTTACGACAGTGAAAAAAAAGGCGCAAAACCGATAAAAACCAAGTACACGGTTTTGGAGGAGCGCAAAAACACGTCACTTGTTGAGGTTGAACTTATAACCGGCAGAACACACCAGATAAGGGCGCATTTTGCACATATCGGGCACGCGCTCATCGGCGACGGAAAGTACGGTTCAAACGAAATAAACAAAAAATTCCGCCTCAATCATCAGGCGCTTTATTCTTATAAAATCAAATTTGAATTTTCGGACGAAAATATTTTGTCCTATTTAAACGGGCGCGAATTTTCGGTGAAAAACGTTCCGTTTTTAAAGGAGGATTTTTGA
- the recR gene encoding recombination mediator RecR: MLYSNSLSRLIDMFKKMPGIGHKSAVRLAFNIVSMSNGEADEIIETIKNAKEKIKYCSICQNLTETDPCDICSNEKRDRSTICVMETPKDVIALEKTREYFGLYHVLHGAISPMDDVTPDMLKIKELILRLKDERIKEVILATNPSIEGEATAMYLARLIKPLGIKVTRIASGIPVGGDLEYADDVTITKAIELRHEM, translated from the coding sequence ATGCTTTATTCAAATTCGCTCTCAAGGCTTATTGATATGTTTAAAAAAATGCCGGGAATAGGTCATAAATCGGCAGTCCGTCTTGCGTTCAACATTGTTTCAATGTCAAACGGCGAGGCAGACGAAATTATCGAAACAATCAAAAATGCGAAAGAAAAAATAAAATACTGCTCGATTTGCCAGAATTTAACCGAAACCGACCCGTGTGACATCTGCTCCAATGAAAAGCGCGACCGAAGCACAATCTGCGTTATGGAAACGCCGAAAGACGTTATTGCGCTTGAAAAAACACGCGAATATTTCGGTCTTTACCACGTTCTGCACGGTGCAATTTCGCCTATGGACGACGTGACGCCCGATATGCTCAAAATCAAAGAGCTTATTCTGCGTTTAAAGGACGAGCGTATAAAAGAAGTAATTCTCGCCACAAACCCCAGCATTGAAGGCGAAGCAACGGCAATGTATCTTGCGCGCCTTATAAAACCGCTCGGAATTAAGGTTACGCGCATCGCGTCGGGAATACCCGTCGGCGGCGACCTTGAATATGCCGATGATGTGACCATCACAAAGGCGATTGAACTGCGCCACGAGATGTAA
- the greA gene encoding transcription elongation factor GreA encodes MSKTSQTVLTPNGYKKIEEEFEYLKVEKRKEIAERIKIARGFGDLSENAEYTAAKEEQAKMETRIAELKKILENAVVIDETNIPSDTVSIGSKVTVYDEEFEEEVVYSIVGSMEANPIENKISDKSPVGIALLGAKADETVDVETPDGIVKLKVLKIEKD; translated from the coding sequence ATGAGCAAAACTTCACAGACGGTTCTTACTCCCAACGGTTACAAAAAAATCGAAGAGGAGTTTGAGTATTTAAAAGTTGAAAAACGAAAAGAGATTGCAGAGCGCATAAAAATTGCGCGCGGATTCGGCGACTTATCCGAAAATGCGGAATACACCGCAGCAAAAGAGGAGCAGGCAAAAATGGAAACAAGAATTGCCGAGCTTAAAAAAATCCTTGAAAACGCGGTTGTTATCGACGAAACAAACATTCCCTCCGACACGGTGAGCATCGGTTCAAAGGTTACCGTTTACGACGAGGAATTTGAAGAAGAAGTTGTTTACAGCATTGTCGGCTCTATGGAGGCAAATCCGATAGAAAACAAAATTTCCGACAAATCACCCGTCGGCATTGCTCTTTTGGGCGCCAAAGCCGACGAAACCGTTGACGTTGAAACGCCCGACGGAATTGTGAAACTCAAAGTTTTGAAGATTGAAAAAGACTAA
- the asnS gene encoding asparagine--tRNA ligase: MKGIEIKKIFRETEKYADKEICVAGWIRSVRASNVFGFIELNDGTFFKNIQVVFEKENLANFDEIAHLNIGSSIYVTGKLVLTPEAKQPFEIKAEKVVVEGLSTPDFPLQKKRHSLEYLRTIAHLRPRTNTFSAVFRIRSLAAYAIHKFFQERGFVYVHTPIITSSDAEGAGEMFRLTTLDLENVPKDENGNVDYSKDFFGKSTNLTVSGQLECETYALAFRNVYTFGPTFRAENSNTPRHAAEFWMIEPEIAFADLKDDMELAEDMIKYIINFCLENAPEEFAFFSNFIDKGLLDRLNNIVTSDFAHVTYTEAVDLLLKSGKKFDYPVKWGIDLQTEHERYITEEVFKKPVFVTDYPKDIKAFYMKQNDDGKTVAAMDLLVPGVGEIIGGSQREEDYDKLVNRMKELGMNPDDYSWYLDLRKYGGTKHAGFGLGFERIIMYMTGISNIRDVSSFPRTVKNADF, from the coding sequence ATGAAAGGTATTGAAATCAAGAAAATTTTTAGAGAAACAGAAAAATACGCAGACAAGGAAATCTGCGTTGCAGGCTGGATAAGGAGCGTGCGCGCGTCCAACGTTTTCGGCTTTATTGAGCTTAACGACGGCACGTTTTTCAAAAACATACAGGTGGTTTTTGAGAAAGAAAATCTCGCTAATTTTGACGAAATCGCACATCTTAACATCGGAAGCAGTATATACGTTACAGGTAAACTCGTGCTTACTCCCGAGGCAAAACAGCCGTTTGAAATAAAAGCTGAAAAAGTTGTTGTCGAAGGACTTTCCACACCCGATTTTCCGCTTCAGAAAAAGCGCCATTCGCTTGAATATTTAAGAACAATCGCGCATTTAAGACCGAGAACAAACACTTTCTCGGCAGTGTTCAGAATACGCTCGCTTGCGGCATATGCAATCCACAAATTCTTCCAGGAAAGAGGATTTGTATATGTTCATACACCTATCATCACGTCGTCCGACGCAGAGGGCGCGGGCGAAATGTTCCGTCTTACAACACTCGATTTGGAGAATGTTCCGAAAGACGAAAACGGAAACGTTGACTATTCCAAAGACTTTTTCGGAAAGTCCACAAACCTCACCGTAAGCGGTCAGCTTGAATGTGAAACATACGCGCTCGCATTCCGCAACGTTTACACTTTCGGTCCGACGTTCAGAGCGGAAAACTCAAACACTCCCCGTCACGCGGCGGAATTTTGGATGATTGAGCCCGAAATCGCGTTTGCCGACCTTAAAGACGATATGGAACTTGCGGAGGATATGATTAAATATATCATCAATTTCTGCCTTGAAAATGCACCCGAAGAATTTGCGTTTTTCTCGAATTTCATAGACAAAGGCTTGCTTGACAGGCTTAACAACATTGTAACAAGCGACTTTGCGCACGTTACCTACACCGAGGCGGTTGACCTTCTTTTAAAGAGCGGTAAAAAGTTCGACTATCCCGTAAAATGGGGTATCGACCTTCAGACCGAGCATGAAAGATACATCACCGAGGAAGTGTTCAAAAAGCCCGTGTTCGTAACAGATTATCCGAAGGACATAAAAGCTTTCTATATGAAACAGAACGACGACGGAAAGACCGTTGCGGCTATGGATTTACTCGTTCCCGGCGTCGGCGAGATCATCGGCGGAAGCCAGAGGGAAGAAGATTATGACAAGCTTGTAAACCGTATGAAAGAGCTCGGTATGAACCCCGACGATTACAGCTGGTATCTTGATTTGCGCAAATACGGCGGTACAAAACACGCAGGCTTCGGCTTGGGATTTGAACGTATCATTATGTATATGACAGGTATTTCAAATATCCGCGACGTATCGTCTTTTCCGAGAACGGTTAAAAACGCAGACTTTTAA
- the larC gene encoding nickel insertion protein, with translation MKILYFDLFSGVSAEALFSALCDIYDAKNIEYEKEKTDVLGIPCSKCTLKDGNIFSESDKNFANSLSEKFFDGKSDKNDIFCAVKNIIGQINPDYIMSSPIYDGSGFKDGEPVPSVEIAELFKNLKIPFRTLDKNAHLAAKDGVCLVYRLANEFGLMSDTEIDKIGYGTDGKRVVRVITGFDKQKGLSDIFEISEDFFTSEKTVYCSNTAK, from the coding sequence ATGAAAATTTTATATTTCGACTTATTTTCGGGCGTAAGCGCAGAAGCATTGTTTTCTGCGCTATGCGACATTTATGACGCAAAAAACATTGAATACGAAAAAGAAAAAACCGACGTTTTGGGCATTCCCTGCTCAAAATGCACGCTTAAAGACGGCAATATTTTTTCCGAAAGCGATAAAAATTTTGCAAATTCTTTGTCGGAGAAATTTTTTGACGGTAAAAGCGATAAAAACGATATTTTCTGCGCGGTGAAAAACATAATCGGACAGATAAATCCCGACTACATTATGTCGTCGCCGATTTACGACGGCTCGGGATTTAAAGACGGCGAACCCGTGCCGTCGGTTGAAATTGCAGAACTTTTCAAAAACTTAAAAATTCCGTTCCGCACACTTGACAAAAACGCTCATCTCGCAGCAAAAGACGGCGTTTGCCTTGTGTATCGGCTTGCAAACGAATTCGGACTTATGAGCGACACCGAAATCGACAAAATCGGCTACGGCACCGACGGAAAAAGGGTTGTGCGCGTTATAACGGGATTTGACAAACAAAAGGGACTGAGCGATATTTTCGAGATTTCGGAGGACTTTTTCACGTCTGAAAAGACCGTTTACTGCTCAAACACCGCAAAATAA
- a CDS encoding YifB family Mg chelatase-like AAA ATPase has product MISKVNSCAISGIDGYIVTVEVDMSNGIPSMDIVGLPDTAVKESKERVKAAVKNCEFSYPQKKIIVNLAPAHTKKEGAYFDLPITAAILISSGQLTADDIDDYALIGELSLDGSLRSVNGVLPMALAAKEHGVNNIIVPSDNAFEAAVVDGLNVYGAKNLTEVARHLSGGEKLEKVTVNLDEFFNEQIDYIDDFADVKGQAAAKRALEVAAAGGHNLIMIGAPGSGKTMLAKRLVSILPSITFSEALEVTKIYSIAGKLPPNTPIMKSRPFRSPHHTISPQAITGGGAVPKPGEISLAHRGVLFLDEFPEFRKETIDSLRQPLEDGYFTVGRVAGSFTFPSETMLIASMNPCKCGYYGDTSRKCTCLPGQIQKYLSKISGPMLDRFDIHVEVPTVKYSELESSEKAESSAVIRERVNRARSIQLERYKNEKIFSNASLSAASLDVYCPLDENCKTLLRNVFEKLGLSARAHSRIIKVARTIADLDASENIKPNHIAEAIRYRSLDKKFWFNN; this is encoded by the coding sequence ATGATTTCTAAAGTCAACAGCTGTGCCATTTCGGGCATTGACGGCTATATTGTCACCGTCGAGGTCGATATGTCAAACGGCATACCGTCTATGGATATCGTGGGACTTCCCGACACGGCGGTAAAGGAGTCGAAGGAAAGAGTAAAAGCGGCGGTTAAAAACTGCGAATTCTCTTATCCGCAGAAAAAAATCATAGTTAACCTTGCACCTGCCCATACAAAAAAAGAGGGCGCTTATTTCGACCTCCCCATTACGGCGGCAATTCTGATTTCGTCGGGTCAGCTTACAGCGGACGATATTGACGATTATGCACTTATCGGCGAGCTTTCACTGGACGGAAGCCTGCGCAGTGTAAACGGCGTTTTGCCTATGGCGCTGGCGGCGAAAGAACACGGCGTAAACAACATCATCGTTCCGTCGGACAACGCTTTTGAGGCGGCTGTTGTGGACGGATTAAACGTTTACGGCGCAAAAAACCTCACCGAGGTTGCAAGGCATTTGTCGGGCGGGGAAAAACTTGAAAAAGTGACGGTTAATCTTGACGAATTCTTTAACGAACAGATAGATTATATCGACGATTTTGCGGACGTTAAAGGTCAGGCGGCGGCAAAACGCGCACTTGAAGTTGCGGCGGCAGGCGGTCATAACTTAATTATGATAGGCGCGCCGGGTTCGGGAAAAACAATGCTTGCAAAAAGGCTTGTTTCCATTCTTCCGAGCATCACCTTTTCCGAGGCGCTGGAGGTTACAAAAATTTATTCCATTGCCGGAAAACTTCCGCCCAACACACCGATTATGAAATCGCGTCCGTTCCGCAGTCCGCATCATACAATATCACCGCAGGCAATCACCGGCGGAGGGGCTGTTCCCAAACCGGGCGAAATAAGCCTTGCGCACAGGGGAGTTTTGTTCCTTGACGAATTTCCGGAATTTCGCAAAGAAACGATTGATTCTCTGCGCCAGCCCTTGGAGGACGGATATTTCACCGTCGGACGCGTTGCAGGCAGTTTCACGTTTCCCAGCGAAACAATGCTTATCGCAAGTATGAACCCGTGCAAATGCGGTTACTACGGCGATACTTCACGAAAATGCACCTGCCTTCCGGGGCAGATACAAAAATATTTAAGCAAAATTTCAGGTCCTATGCTCGACCGTTTTGACATTCACGTTGAAGTTCCGACTGTCAAATATTCCGAGCTTGAAAGCAGCGAAAAAGCAGAAAGCAGTGCGGTTATACGCGAGCGCGTAAACAGAGCGCGCAGCATTCAGCTTGAACGCTACAAAAACGAAAAGATTTTTTCAAACGCATCTCTTTCGGCGGCATCTCTCGATGTTTACTGTCCGCTGGACGAAAACTGCAAAACGCTTTTGCGGAACGTTTTTGAAAAACTCGGCTTATCGGCAAGGGCACATTCGCGTATAATAAAGGTTGCGCGCACCATCGCCGACCTTGACGCAAGCGAAAACATAAAACCCAATCACATCGCCGAGGCGATACGTTACAGAAGTCTGGACAAAAAATTTTGGTTTAACAATTAA